A window of the Polaribacter batillariae genome harbors these coding sequences:
- a CDS encoding regulatory protein RecX, whose product MFKQKKKSFTVNEIKRKLENYCVYQDRCHKEVEQKIREYNLVSEAREFILLSLMKDNFLNEERFSKSFARGKFRIKNWGKQRIIRELKFRDISAYNIKTALKEIHETEYIETIYRITENRNALISEPNIYKRKKKLIDFLMRKGFENELIYEVVNKVVS is encoded by the coding sequence ATGTTCAAACAAAAGAAAAAATCTTTTACGGTTAATGAAATAAAACGCAAACTAGAAAATTACTGCGTTTACCAAGATCGATGTCACAAAGAAGTCGAACAAAAAATACGAGAATACAATTTAGTTTCTGAAGCTAGAGAATTTATTCTTTTAAGTTTAATGAAAGATAATTTTTTAAACGAAGAACGCTTTTCGAAAAGTTTTGCTCGCGGAAAATTTCGAATAAAAAACTGGGGAAAACAACGAATTATTAGAGAGTTAAAATTTAGAGACATTTCTGCTTACAACATTAAAACGGCTTTAAAAGAAATTCACGAAACCGAATATATCGAAACCATTTACAGAATAACAGAAAATAGAAATGCCTTAATTTCTGAACCAAATATATACAAAAGAAAGAAAAAGTTAATTGACTTTTTAATGCGAAAAGGTTTTGAAAATGAATTGATTTACGAAGTTGTAAACAAGGTAGTTTCTTAA
- a CDS encoding nuclear transport factor 2 family protein produces the protein MKNTILVSLFFILIIACNSSKIKKPVDQTKIKNKINTILTNWHKAAATANFDNYFGALDSVSIYIGTAAEENWTKAQFANFSKPYFDSGKAWSFTALERNIYVNKTGNFVWFDELLNTWMGTCRGSGVLEKTGDSWKIKHYVLSVTIPNNDIQKVIKAKKKNDSIFLKNFKQ, from the coding sequence ATGAAAAACACAATTTTAGTTTCACTTTTTTTTATATTAATAATTGCTTGTAATTCTTCGAAAATTAAAAAACCTGTCGATCAAACAAAAATTAAAAACAAAATAAACACCATACTAACAAACTGGCACAAAGCAGCAGCAACAGCCAATTTCGATAATTATTTTGGAGCTTTAGACAGTGTTTCTATTTATATAGGAACTGCAGCCGAAGAAAATTGGACAAAAGCGCAATTTGCCAATTTTAGCAAGCCGTATTTCGACAGTGGCAAAGCGTGGAGTTTTACGGCTTTAGAACGTAATATTTATGTAAATAAAACCGGTAATTTTGTTTGGTTCGACGAGTTGTTAAATACCTGGATGGGAACTTGTAGAGGCTCTGGAGTCTTAGAAAAAACAGGTGATTCTTGGAAAATAAAGCACTACGTATTGTCGGTTACAATTCCAAATAACGATATTCAAAAGGTTATAAAGGCTAAGAAAAAGAACGATTCTATTTTTTTAAAAAATTTTAAGCAATAG
- a CDS encoding NAD-dependent epimerase/dehydratase family protein: MSETILILGASGQIGNELTQKLRAIYGNNNVIASDIKEGNKEMMASGPFEIIDATDKQTILKMVKKYKVSQVYLLAAMLSATAEKFPQKAWDLNMTSLLAVLDLAKEKHIKQVYWPSSIAVFGPTTPKDNTPQKTIMEPATVYGISKISGEFWCNYYHEKFGVDVRSLRYPGIISWKTKPGGGTTDYAVDIYFKALEDGNYECFLSEKTRLPMMYMSDAVNATIQLMQAKSEDVKIRSSYNLAAIDFTPQEIALEIKKHIPDFKITYKPDFRQQIADSWPSSINDSEARRDWNWKHKFDLPSITADILKNLKTVL, encoded by the coding sequence ATGAGTGAAACCATCTTAATTTTAGGAGCAAGTGGGCAAATTGGAAACGAACTAACCCAAAAATTGCGAGCTATTTATGGCAACAATAATGTAATTGCTTCTGACATTAAAGAAGGAAATAAAGAGATGATGGCTTCTGGGCCATTTGAAATTATTGATGCCACAGACAAACAAACCATTTTAAAAATGGTTAAAAAATATAAAGTTTCTCAAGTTTATTTATTGGCTGCAATGTTATCGGCCACTGCAGAGAAATTTCCGCAGAAAGCATGGGATTTAAACATGACCTCTCTTTTAGCGGTTTTAGATTTGGCAAAAGAAAAACACATTAAACAAGTCTATTGGCCAAGTTCTATTGCGGTTTTTGGACCTACCACACCTAAAGACAACACTCCTCAAAAAACCATAATGGAACCTGCTACAGTTTACGGAATTAGTAAAATTTCTGGTGAATTTTGGTGCAATTATTACCACGAAAAATTTGGAGTAGATGTTCGTAGTTTGCGTTATCCTGGAATTATTTCTTGGAAAACAAAACCAGGTGGAGGAACCACAGATTATGCTGTAGATATTTATTTTAAAGCCTTAGAAGATGGTAATTACGAGTGTTTTTTATCAGAAAAAACTCGTTTACCTATGATGTATATGAGCGATGCTGTAAACGCAACCATACAATTAATGCAAGCAAAAAGCGAAGATGTAAAAATTAGATCTTCTTATAATTTGGCTGCGATCGATTTTACTCCTCAAGAAATTGCTTTAGAAATTAAAAAACACATTCCCGATTTTAAAATTACTTATAAACCCGATTTTAGGCAACAAATAGCAGATAGCTGGCCTTCTTCTATAAACGATTCCGAAGCAAGAAGAGATTGGAACTGGAAACACAAATTCGATTTGCCTTCGATAACCGCAGACATTCTTAAGAATCTAAAAACTGTGTTGTAA
- a CDS encoding thioredoxin family protein — MKEIIEKSFVKTRSYKKYRTLVSDLLSEGKSTGPQQSAALTNYSLLNDKRMKRLDKTIKLSNETIQEFKQIQEPQTWLVITEGWCGDAAQNLPVINKIAEINSKIDLKIVLRDENLELMDLFLTNGGRAIPKLIALDANNNVIFTWGPRPTVAAKMVADYKAENGSLDAQFKKDLQIWYNKDKGQGVQDDFVALVKNAVSKEV, encoded by the coding sequence ATGAAAGAAATTATAGAAAAAAGCTTCGTTAAAACACGATCTTATAAAAAATACAGAACATTAGTTAGCGATTTACTTTCCGAAGGAAAATCTACAGGACCACAACAATCTGCAGCTTTAACAAATTATAGTTTGTTAAACGATAAAAGAATGAAGCGTTTAGACAAGACCATTAAACTTTCTAACGAAACCATTCAAGAATTTAAACAAATACAAGAACCACAAACTTGGTTGGTAATTACCGAAGGCTGGTGTGGAGATGCCGCACAGAATTTACCAGTAATTAATAAAATTGCGGAAATAAACTCGAAAATCGATTTAAAAATAGTGTTAAGAGACGAAAATTTAGAGTTGATGGATTTGTTTTTAACAAATGGAGGTAGAGCAATTCCTAAATTAATTGCTTTAGACGCAAATAACAATGTTATTTTTACCTGGGGACCAAGACCTACTGTAGCTGCAAAAATGGTCGCAGACTACAAAGCAGAAAATGGAAGTTTAGATGCCCAGTTTAAAAAAGACTTGCAAATTTGGTACAATAAAGACAAAGGGCAAGGTGTACAAGACGATTTTGTGGCACTTGTAAAAAATGCTGTTTCTAAAGAAGTTTAG
- a CDS encoding ABC transporter ATPase — protein sequence MLVEFDSIPEDAKVWIYPSSRKFYANEIDEVEQKVKNFVKTWKTDSENFKASYKILHNRFIVLAADHLTTTLSNKDIDASVAFILELQETYKVALLDKMNVCFKQGKYIQYKELKDFKKLLKNKAITAKTIIFDNLIATKQEFENHWQVAIEDSWYGRFLR from the coding sequence ATGTTAGTAGAGTTCGATTCGATTCCAGAAGACGCAAAAGTGTGGATTTATCCATCTAGCAGAAAATTCTATGCCAATGAAATTGATGAAGTTGAACAAAAAGTAAAAAACTTCGTTAAAACTTGGAAAACAGATAGCGAAAACTTTAAAGCTTCCTATAAAATTTTACACAATCGTTTTATTGTTTTAGCGGCAGACCATCTTACAACAACACTTTCTAACAAAGATATAGATGCCTCTGTTGCCTTTATTTTAGAATTACAAGAAACTTATAAAGTAGCGCTTTTAGATAAAATGAATGTTTGTTTTAAACAAGGAAAGTATATACAATACAAAGAATTAAAAGACTTTAAAAAATTGCTTAAAAACAAAGCAATAACTGCAAAAACCATTATTTTCGACAACTTAATTGCCACAAAACAAGAATTCGAAAACCATTGGCAAGTTGCTATTGAAGACAGTTGGTATGGCCGATTTTTAAGATAA
- a CDS encoding lycopene cyclase family protein, whose translation MTKYDYIIAGAGCAGLSLLYSLLQDPVLQNRSILVIDKDDKKSNDRTWCFWEKEPGVFEAIVHAKWHTLEFLSTNFEKKLDLGTYTYKMIQGIDFYNFVINFSKKFQNVTLLQENILSINSDGNLATLTTKNAVYSANYIFNSTNFFNPKITEENSLLQHFKGWVIKTKTPSFNAKVGRLMDFRVSQENGATFMYVLPTSTTKALVEYTLFSPTLLHKEKYALELKKYIRQELKINNYEIVHEEFGVIPMSLAKFEQNPKENIVNIGTAGGFTKASSGYTFQFIQKNVAKIVANLKADTPPKQPLSFNQKRFNWYDRTLIDVLLSKKLSGKYIFTKMFKKISAEKILAFLGNESSLVEDISIIKTLPLKPFLISGIKQLIK comes from the coding sequence ATGACAAAATACGACTACATAATTGCAGGTGCAGGTTGTGCAGGTTTAAGCCTATTATACTCTCTTTTACAAGACCCTGTGTTGCAAAATCGGTCTATTTTAGTGATAGACAAAGACGATAAAAAAAGCAACGATAGAACTTGGTGTTTTTGGGAAAAAGAACCAGGCGTATTTGAAGCAATTGTACATGCCAAATGGCATACTTTAGAGTTTTTATCTACCAATTTCGAAAAAAAATTAGATTTAGGCACCTATACTTATAAAATGATACAAGGTATCGATTTTTATAACTTTGTAATTAATTTTTCGAAAAAATTCCAAAACGTAACTTTGCTGCAAGAAAACATTCTTTCTATAAATTCTGATGGAAATTTAGCAACCCTAACAACAAAAAACGCTGTTTACTCTGCAAACTATATTTTTAATTCTACCAATTTTTTCAATCCAAAAATAACCGAAGAAAATTCACTTTTACAACATTTTAAAGGTTGGGTTATTAAAACAAAAACACCTTCTTTTAATGCTAAAGTTGGGCGTTTAATGGACTTTAGAGTTTCGCAAGAAAATGGCGCCACTTTTATGTATGTTCTACCAACTTCTACAACCAAAGCTTTAGTAGAATACACCCTTTTTAGCCCTACCCTATTACACAAAGAAAAATATGCTTTAGAATTAAAAAAATACATTCGCCAAGAATTAAAAATAAATAATTACGAAATTGTTCACGAAGAATTTGGAGTTATACCCATGTCTTTGGCAAAGTTCGAGCAAAATCCAAAAGAAAATATTGTGAATATAGGAACAGCTGGCGGATTTACAAAAGCCAGTAGTGGTTATACATTTCAGTTCATTCAAAAAAATGTTGCCAAAATTGTGGCAAATTTAAAGGCAGATACCCCCCCAAAACAACCCCTATCTTTCAACCAAAAACGCTTTAATTGGTACGATAGAACATTAATTGATGTTTTGCTTTCAAAAAAATTATCAGGAAAATACATTTTTACTAAAATGTTTAAAAAAATATCTGCAGAAAAAATATTGGCTTTCTTAGGCAACGAAAGTTCGCTCGTAGAAGATATTTCTATAATAAAAACCCTACCTTTAAAACCCTTTTTAATCTCAGGAATTAAACAATTAATAAAATAA
- the xerA gene encoding site-specific tyrosine recombinase/integron integrase — protein sequence MNKYPEIFLEQKVHRKTPQIFIKFKYNDYLIGLVKNIKGSLWSKTHKAWYLKNSRENKLLIWQTFKNVTTIHTSKISKKETFQRNLTQNQKTLLNNFYLYLKGKRYSKSTVRTYTFFIADFISFHSSKSLESLTSKDVESFIETVFIQRKYSISTQRQFISAVKIFICFCPNTKINKLSLERPKKSKQLPNVLSQEEVLDIIKVTQNVKHRTIITLIYSCGLRISELINLKLEDFKIDRKQLVVKEGKGRKDRYVSLADSFLPLLSSYYNSFKPKFYFVEGQSGKKYSAESVRQFLKRSAFKANIRKTVTPHTLRHSYATHLLENGVDIRHIQLLLGHARPETTMIYTHVKRKDLMNIQNPLDVALQQTKNVNNNNRNIVLSRNYN from the coding sequence TTGAACAAGTATCCAGAAATTTTCTTAGAACAAAAAGTTCATAGAAAAACACCACAAATCTTTATCAAATTTAAATACAACGATTATTTAATTGGGTTGGTAAAAAACATAAAAGGTTCGCTGTGGAGTAAAACCCATAAGGCTTGGTACTTAAAAAATTCTAGAGAAAACAAACTACTTATTTGGCAAACATTTAAAAATGTTACCACAATACATACAAGTAAAATTTCTAAAAAAGAAACCTTCCAAAGAAATTTAACACAAAACCAAAAAACACTTTTAAACAATTTTTATCTTTATTTAAAAGGCAAAAGATACAGTAAAAGCACCGTACGAACTTATACCTTTTTTATTGCAGATTTTATAAGTTTTCATTCCTCTAAAAGCCTAGAAAGTCTTACCAGTAAAGATGTTGAATCTTTTATTGAAACCGTGTTTATACAACGTAAATATTCAATTAGCACACAAAGACAATTTATAAGTGCCGTTAAAATTTTTATTTGTTTTTGCCCAAACACAAAAATTAACAAACTTTCTTTAGAAAGACCTAAAAAGTCTAAACAATTGCCAAATGTGCTTTCTCAAGAAGAAGTTTTAGATATTATTAAAGTTACACAAAACGTAAAACACAGAACCATTATTACTTTAATTTACTCTTGCGGTTTACGAATAAGTGAGTTGATAAATTTAAAATTAGAAGATTTTAAAATTGATAGAAAGCAACTAGTTGTTAAAGAAGGAAAAGGAAGAAAAGATCGATATGTAAGTTTGGCAGATAGTTTTTTGCCTTTATTATCTAGCTACTACAACAGTTTTAAACCAAAATTTTATTTTGTTGAAGGACAAAGTGGAAAAAAATACAGTGCCGAGAGTGTGCGGCAATTTTTAAAAAGAAGTGCTTTTAAAGCAAATATTAGAAAAACGGTTACACCACATACATTAAGACATAGCTATGCAACACATTTATTAGAAAATGGGGTTGATATTCGCCATATTCAATTGTTGTTAGGACATGCCAGACCAGAAACTACAATGATTTATACACATGTAAAGCGTAAAGATTTAATGAACATTCAAAATCCGTTAGATGTTGCTTTACAGCAAACAAAAAATGTAAATAACAACAATAGAAATATTGTGTTATCCCGTAATTATAATTAA
- a CDS encoding restriction endonuclease PLD domain-containing protein: MNEIINNLTRDNHLQKLLMSFENAIDILIVSPFISNSFDFFPFAKLKRIKRLTIITTLKPKDLDQYSKVPFFKQLFEFCNNSNIELNLLIENSLHGKVYISKYENGASEAIITSANFTNNGLRLNNEWGTKISNQEKISELENGILSKVILEPLKEKDIDHFLELIAKNPKKGTNSNPTDLDLSKQIELKENPFLVEKNVNYWLKPIGVSGDIIPWDREFDEIDSDLHFSKLRPKGVKKNDILICYAVGHSNILSIYKVKSEVKYTGNENDRWPYYVIGENLTPFYGQNWNSQNITITNQKNEVIKQGKFNVTPSGKNSFGSLMRGADKLRLTPEFGEYLIEKIAKIDNEIKTTANNGYK; the protein is encoded by the coding sequence ATGAACGAAATAATCAACAATTTAACAAGAGACAATCATTTGCAAAAACTATTAATGAGTTTTGAAAATGCAATTGATATTCTTATCGTTAGTCCATTCATTTCAAACTCTTTTGACTTTTTCCCTTTTGCAAAATTGAAAAGAATTAAACGGTTGACAATAATAACAACTCTTAAACCTAAAGATTTAGACCAATACTCTAAAGTTCCTTTTTTCAAACAATTATTTGAATTTTGTAATAACTCTAATATTGAATTGAATCTTTTGATTGAAAACTCATTGCACGGAAAAGTTTATATTTCAAAATATGAAAATGGAGCTTCAGAAGCTATAATAACTTCAGCAAATTTTACAAACAATGGTTTAAGATTAAATAACGAATGGGGAACTAAAATTAGTAACCAAGAAAAAATATCCGAACTTGAAAATGGAATTTTAAGCAAGGTAATTTTGGAGCCATTAAAAGAAAAAGATATTGACCATTTTTTAGAACTGATTGCTAAAAACCCGAAAAAGGGAACTAATAGTAATCCAACAGATTTAGATTTAAGCAAGCAAATAGAATTAAAAGAGAATCCGTTTTTAGTTGAAAAAAATGTTAACTACTGGCTTAAACCGATTGGAGTTAGTGGAGACATAATTCCTTGGGATAGGGAATTTGATGAAATTGACAGCGATTTACATTTTTCCAAATTGAGACCAAAAGGAGTTAAAAAGAATGACATTCTCATTTGCTATGCAGTTGGACATTCAAATATTCTTTCAATCTATAAGGTCAAATCAGAAGTAAAATATACCGGAAATGAAAATGACAGATGGCCATACTATGTGATTGGAGAAAATCTAACACCTTTTTATGGACAAAATTGGAATTCTCAAAACATTACAATTACAAACCAAAAGAATGAAGTGATTAAACAAGGAAAATTCAATGTCACACCAAGCGGGAAAAATAGTTTTGGGAGTTTAATGCGTGGTGCAGACAAATTAAGACTGACACCTGAATTTGGGGAATATTTGATTGAAAAAATAGCAAAAATTGATAACGAAATAAAAACTACGGCTAACAATGGCTATAAGTAA
- a CDS encoding helix-turn-helix domain-containing protein encodes MATFGEFLRSERDRKGLNQSDFGQEVGVIMTDISKIENGHKKFPYANLQRLADFLKKDIEELKNLYVADILVDEVHKYNCSDSVFSVAESQSKYLRNKNVKQGTLGL; translated from the coding sequence ATGGCAACATTCGGAGAATTTTTAAGGTCAGAAAGAGATAGAAAGGGATTAAATCAAAGTGATTTTGGTCAAGAAGTTGGAGTTATAATGACGGACATAAGTAAAATAGAGAACGGACATAAAAAATTTCCTTATGCTAATCTTCAAAGACTTGCGGACTTTTTAAAAAAAGATATTGAAGAATTAAAAAACTTATACGTTGCGGACATTTTAGTTGACGAAGTGCATAAATATAATTGTTCGGATTCTGTTTTTTCAGTTGCAGAATCCCAATCAAAATATTTAAGAAACAAGAATGTAAAACAAGGTACATTAGGATTGTAA
- a CDS encoding N-6 DNA methylase, which translates to MAKKRKNESKVDIDLFNYLSNTKKYYNSWETKKTSNSYIQTVLDTSSKSGTGFRGEPDLIYVNENKKILILVENKDSIGDHESKKRNKPKDFAVDGAIHYTSFFLEENLDNINSSLKKHFKDWSIIGIAFSGDINDEYNHLVTTFIISENELKDIETKEILDEEDYLAFFENIDIESISKNISKSSSEINRILRTLDSQKRPILLSALMICLYDKDNVANDFKRSYSNWSTANIIRNIPTTILDILTNESIDTDKINTLINELAFITTDNDLNSSDILKDILKELENNVIPLFNKKTNYDIIGKFYEEFLRYAGVANVKKGIVLTPSHITQLFTELVDFRTNDVIFDTCCGTGAFLISGMNKLVKEIENSNLTNKRERIETLKQNQLVGFENSSTMYSLAISNMLFRGDGKSRIYHVDAFSEKATDVLINLRQEGITPTIGFINPPYGGKDNNTNPTKKEIQFLESLLDNVSRFGVIIAPLSTYFKDDVIRNRILSKHTLKYVINMPGELFQPNAATHTAVAVFETNFPHNNKEVVFYNLEDDGFILSKNRGRTDVLNKWNPIKKDVLNKIDNAKSLQDNLTLVQTKISSNDEWIIQAHSKTDYHHLSEKSFVKSIKQYLIFSLKFKLNLLNKDIDEITLLELLDDSIKREPEILKSSLTFEFDTWKEFNFYDVFKFQRGKRLTKLDQNDGDIAYISSTKENNGIDNYISPPDYMTVYNNSMTINNSGSVGYVFYHNYDFVASDHCTVISILDEKIELNEYIAIFLKPIIESIKPKYNFAREISDYRLNKEKISLPVDKNGKPNWKYMEDYIKSLPYSSSL; encoded by the coding sequence ATGGCAAAAAAAAGAAAAAACGAATCTAAAGTTGATATTGACCTATTCAACTATTTGTCAAATACTAAGAAATATTATAATTCTTGGGAGACAAAAAAAACGTCCAATTCATACATTCAGACTGTTTTAGATACTTCTAGTAAAAGCGGAACAGGATTTCGTGGAGAACCTGATTTGATTTATGTAAATGAAAATAAGAAAATCTTAATTCTTGTTGAAAATAAAGATTCGATTGGAGACCACGAATCGAAAAAAAGAAATAAACCTAAAGATTTCGCTGTAGACGGAGCAATTCATTATACCTCATTTTTTCTCGAAGAAAACCTTGATAATATAAACTCTTCTTTAAAGAAACATTTTAAAGATTGGTCAATAATCGGAATTGCATTTTCAGGTGACATAAATGACGAATACAATCATTTAGTTACAACATTTATAATTTCCGAAAATGAACTAAAAGATATTGAGACCAAAGAAATTCTTGATGAAGAGGATTATTTAGCTTTTTTTGAGAATATTGATATTGAAAGTATTTCGAAGAATATTTCGAAATCCTCTAGTGAAATAAATAGAATTCTTAGAACATTAGATTCCCAAAAGAGACCTATACTTTTAAGTGCACTAATGATTTGTCTTTATGACAAAGATAATGTTGCAAATGACTTTAAAAGAAGTTACAGTAATTGGTCAACCGCAAACATTATTAGAAATATTCCAACAACTATACTTGATATTCTTACTAACGAAAGTATAGATACTGATAAAATAAATACTCTTATAAATGAACTTGCATTTATAACAACTGATAACGATTTAAATTCTTCTGATATCTTGAAAGATATCCTTAAAGAGCTAGAAAACAATGTAATTCCATTATTCAACAAAAAAACCAACTATGATATAATTGGTAAATTTTACGAAGAGTTTTTGAGATATGCAGGTGTTGCTAATGTTAAGAAAGGAATAGTTTTAACACCTAGTCATATCACACAATTGTTTACGGAACTCGTTGATTTTCGTACAAATGATGTGATTTTTGATACTTGTTGTGGAACAGGAGCATTTCTCATATCAGGAATGAATAAATTAGTTAAAGAAATTGAAAACTCTAACCTAACTAATAAAAGAGAACGAATTGAAACCTTAAAGCAGAACCAATTAGTTGGCTTTGAAAATAGCAGTACAATGTATTCTCTTGCAATTTCGAATATGTTATTTAGAGGAGATGGTAAGTCTAGAATTTATCACGTTGATGCATTTTCTGAAAAAGCCACAGATGTACTGATAAATTTAAGACAAGAAGGAATTACACCTACAATTGGTTTCATTAATCCGCCATACGGAGGAAAAGATAATAATACAAACCCAACTAAAAAAGAGATTCAATTTCTTGAATCCCTCTTAGATAACGTAAGTCGTTTTGGAGTAATTATAGCACCTCTTTCTACTTATTTTAAAGATGATGTTATAAGGAATAGAATTCTGTCGAAACATACCTTAAAATACGTTATCAATATGCCAGGGGAATTGTTTCAACCAAATGCTGCAACGCATACTGCTGTTGCAGTTTTCGAAACTAACTTTCCTCATAATAATAAAGAGGTTGTATTCTACAATTTAGAGGATGACGGATTTATTCTTTCTAAGAACAGAGGAAGAACAGATGTTCTTAATAAATGGAATCCAATAAAAAAGGATGTCCTCAATAAAATTGACAATGCTAAATCCCTTCAAGATAATTTAACTTTAGTTCAAACTAAAATATCTTCAAATGATGAATGGATAATTCAAGCCCATTCAAAAACGGATTACCACCATTTAAGTGAAAAATCCTTTGTAAAAAGTATCAAGCAGTATTTGATATTTTCTTTAAAATTCAAGCTAAACCTACTTAATAAAGATATAGATGAAATTACTTTACTTGAACTTTTGGATGATAGCATAAAAAGAGAACCTGAAATTTTGAAGTCGTCATTAACATTTGAATTTGATACTTGGAAGGAATTTAATTTTTACGATGTATTTAAATTTCAAAGAGGTAAACGATTAACCAAACTAGACCAAAATGATGGAGATATAGCATACATTTCTTCTACAAAAGAAAATAATGGAATTGACAATTACATATCACCACCTGATTATATGACGGTTTATAATAATTCTATGACAATTAATAATAGCGGAAGTGTTGGTTATGTGTTTTATCATAATTATGATTTTGTGGCTTCAGACCATTGTACCGTTATTTCAATTCTTGACGAAAAGATTGAATTGAATGAATACATAGCCATATTCTTAAAACCAATTATTGAATCGATTAAACCCAAATACAATTTTGCCAGAGAAATTAGTGATTACAGACTAAACAAAGAAAAGATTTCATTGCCGGTTGACAAAAATGGAAAACCGAATTGGAAATATATGGAAGACTATATAAAATCATTGCCTTATTCGTCTTCGTTATAA